The Algoriphagus sp. TR-M9 genome has a window encoding:
- the tatC gene encoding twin-arginine translocase subunit TatC, with translation MALDQYQEEEEGMSFLDHLEALRWHLLRSVSAILILSVAAFLAKSFVFGVVILGPSKVDFVTYRWLCEVSDYVGLPALCIDELPFTIQSRQMTGQFTMHMTSSFVVGFIAAFPFVFWEVWRFISPGLYDQERNAARGAVFFVSLLFFMGAAFGYYILSPLSINFLSNYQLDPSILNEFDITSYISTLTMLVLASAIMFQLPVVVYFLAMSGLVTSGMLKSYRRHAIVVILVLSAIITPPDVISQILIAMPILVLYEAGIQIAKRLERKRARKRAEEEIDDAL, from the coding sequence GTGGCGTTAGATCAATATCAGGAAGAGGAAGAAGGAATGTCCTTCTTGGATCATTTAGAGGCATTGCGATGGCATTTGCTCAGGTCTGTCTCGGCAATATTAATATTATCCGTAGCAGCTTTTTTGGCGAAGAGCTTTGTGTTCGGAGTAGTGATCCTAGGACCATCCAAGGTGGATTTTGTCACCTACCGATGGCTCTGTGAGGTCAGTGATTATGTAGGATTGCCGGCTCTCTGCATAGACGAACTTCCATTTACTATACAGAGTAGGCAGATGACTGGGCAGTTTACCATGCACATGACTTCGAGTTTTGTGGTTGGATTTATAGCTGCTTTCCCATTTGTGTTTTGGGAAGTTTGGAGATTTATCAGTCCTGGGCTTTATGATCAGGAGAGAAATGCTGCACGGGGAGCTGTATTCTTCGTAAGCTTGTTGTTCTTTATGGGAGCTGCTTTTGGATATTACATCCTTTCCCCGCTTTCCATTAATTTCCTGTCAAACTACCAGTTGGATCCCTCGATCCTGAATGAGTTTGATATTACTTCTTATATCTCCACCTTGACTATGTTGGTGCTAGCTTCGGCGATTATGTTTCAGCTTCCGGTGGTGGTGTATTTTCTGGCGATGTCAGGACTGGTGACTTCAGGAATGTTGAAATCCTATAGAAGACATGCGATTGTGGTGATTTTGGTGCTTTCTGCCATTATTACTCCTCCGGATGTGATTTCCCAGATTCTGATCGCAATGCCGATTTTGGTGCTTTATGAAGCTGGAATTCAGATTGCAAAACGTCTGGAGCGAAAGAGAGCTAGGAAAAGAGCTGAAGAGGAGATAGATGATGCGCTCTAA
- a CDS encoding UDP-glucuronosyltransferase produces the protein MINFKFRPEDYFDGEITTIRLVKLHYPESQWGEQISIFAHWIDRKIQFEAVDFYGNEYLLYPSSAEEPLMLEDLIYLLESMQINKDNMEGNMELSLSGIPEAESDLYPDLEKYFDEKRKSFGLD, from the coding sequence ATGATCAATTTTAAATTCCGGCCTGAGGACTATTTCGACGGAGAAATTACCACCATACGCCTGGTGAAGCTTCATTACCCTGAAAGTCAATGGGGTGAGCAAATCAGCATTTTTGCACATTGGATAGATCGTAAAATCCAATTTGAAGCTGTGGATTTTTATGGCAATGAATATTTACTTTACCCTTCTTCCGCAGAAGAACCACTGATGCTGGAGGATTTGATTTATCTCTTGGAAAGCATGCAGATCAATAAAGACAATATGGAGGGAAATATGGAACTCAGCCTGTCCGGCATCCCTGAAGCTGAAAGTGATCTATATCCGGACTTGGAAAAATACTTTGACGAAAAAAGGAAAAGTTTCGGACTAGATTAA
- a CDS encoding serine hydroxymethyltransferase, translating into MKRDTVIFDLIAQEEDRQKRGIELIASENFTSKQVMEAAGSVLTNKYAEGLPSKRYYGGCEVVDEIEQLAIDRAKQLFGATWANVQPHSGAQANAAVMLACLKAGDAILGFDLSHGGHLTHGSPVNFSGKLYEPHFYGVEEETGRIDYDKVEAKAQEVSPKMIICGASAYSRDWDYARLREIADEVGAILLADISHPSGLIARGLLNDPLEHCHIVTTTTHKTLRGPRGGLIMMREDFDNPWGLTTPKGEIRKMSSLLDMGVFPGTQGGPLEHIIAAKAIAFEEALSDEYMEYVLQVKKNASVMAEEFVSLGYQIISGGTDNHMMLIDLRNKELTGKIAEQTLGKVDITINKNMVPFDTKSPFVTSGMRVGTAAITTRGLKEEDMKKIVTLIDKALKNHDNESELENIRAEVNAWMNQFPLY; encoded by the coding sequence ATGAAAAGAGATACGGTTATTTTTGACCTGATTGCCCAAGAAGAGGACAGACAAAAGAGAGGAATCGAACTGATCGCCTCCGAAAATTTCACCAGCAAGCAAGTAATGGAAGCCGCCGGAAGCGTGCTTACCAATAAATATGCTGAAGGCTTACCTAGCAAGAGGTATTATGGTGGATGTGAGGTAGTTGACGAGATTGAACAGCTGGCGATTGATAGAGCCAAGCAACTTTTCGGTGCCACCTGGGCAAATGTACAGCCGCACTCTGGCGCCCAGGCAAATGCCGCTGTCATGCTGGCCTGTCTAAAAGCAGGGGATGCTATTTTAGGTTTTGACCTCTCACATGGTGGACACTTGACGCACGGATCTCCTGTGAATTTCTCAGGGAAACTATATGAACCACATTTCTATGGAGTAGAGGAGGAAACGGGAAGAATTGACTATGATAAAGTAGAAGCAAAGGCGCAGGAAGTCTCTCCAAAAATGATTATCTGTGGAGCATCTGCATATTCTAGAGATTGGGATTATGCTAGGCTAAGAGAAATTGCAGATGAGGTTGGAGCTATTCTTTTGGCGGATATTTCTCATCCATCCGGATTGATCGCCAGAGGCTTGCTGAATGACCCGTTGGAGCATTGCCATATTGTGACTACCACCACTCACAAAACGCTTAGAGGACCTAGGGGTGGTTTGATCATGATGCGGGAGGATTTTGACAATCCTTGGGGCTTGACTACTCCAAAAGGAGAAATCAGAAAAATGTCCTCTCTATTGGATATGGGCGTTTTCCCAGGTACACAAGGCGGGCCTTTGGAGCATATTATTGCTGCCAAAGCAATTGCTTTTGAGGAGGCCTTGTCTGACGAATACATGGAGTATGTGCTGCAGGTGAAAAAGAATGCATCCGTAATGGCCGAGGAGTTCGTAAGTTTAGGATATCAGATCATATCCGGTGGTACGGACAATCACATGATGTTGATTGACCTGAGAAATAAGGAGCTGACCGGAAAGATCGCAGAGCAAACACTGGGTAAGGTGGACATCACGATTAATAAAAACATGGTGCCATTTGATACCAAATCACCTTTTGTGACCTCAGGAATGCGAGTAGGAACAGCAGCTATCACCACCCGAGGGTTGAAGGAAGAGGATATGAAAAAGATAGTGACCTTGATAGACAAGGCGCTGAAAAACCATGACAATGAATCTGAATTGGAAAACATCCGTGCTGAAGTAAACGCTTGGATGAACCAATTCCCATTATACTAG